The following are from one region of the Stigmatella ashevillena genome:
- a CDS encoding expansin EXLX1 family cellulose-binding protein — MRFGKTFSSHALLVAAVLSLTACSDDGEGDGDGGGGGGGGGGDVGIGKDPKDGRVSAYETEGDGSCSFGPPVGSKFVAALSSSEFLGSAVCGACAEVSGPNGKVVARVVDICTACEPDQMLISQEAFAKVASGVDVRMSWRLVACQVEGPISYHIKDGSGPYSYFALQVRNHKVPIKSLEVMRGSNWETLTRENYNYFVGNALGFPPLQVRVTATTGEVLEDTLNSIDGDVLQPGKAQFK; from the coding sequence ATGCGATTCGGGAAGACTTTTTCGTCTCATGCGCTTCTCGTGGCTGCAGTGCTGTCTTTGACCGCGTGCTCTGACGATGGCGAGGGCGATGGGGACGGAGGAGGAGGTGGTGGCGGCGGCGGCGGTGACGTGGGCATCGGCAAGGATCCCAAGGATGGAAGGGTCAGCGCCTATGAGACCGAGGGCGATGGCAGTTGCAGCTTCGGCCCTCCCGTGGGCTCGAAATTCGTGGCAGCCCTCAGCTCCTCCGAGTTCTTGGGATCCGCGGTGTGCGGCGCCTGTGCCGAGGTGAGTGGCCCCAATGGCAAGGTGGTGGCCCGCGTGGTCGACATCTGCACTGCCTGCGAGCCTGATCAGATGTTGATCAGCCAGGAGGCCTTCGCGAAGGTGGCTTCAGGTGTCGACGTGAGGATGAGCTGGAGGTTGGTGGCCTGCCAGGTGGAAGGCCCCATCAGCTATCACATCAAGGATGGCAGCGGCCCCTACTCCTATTTCGCGCTCCAGGTCCGCAACCACAAGGTGCCCATCAAGTCCCTGGAAGTGATGCGGGGCTCGAACTGGGAAACCCTCACGCGCGAGAACTACAACTACTTTGTCGGCAATGCGCTGGGATTCCCCCCGCTCCAGGTCCGCGTCACGGCCACCACGGGCGAAGTGCTGGAAGACACCCTGAACTCCATCGACGGCGATGTGCTTCAGCCCGGCAAAGCCCAATTCAAGTAG
- a CDS encoding YdeI/OmpD-associated family protein: protein MGAKKKTVKPPVGELPVMAFAQPRAWAAWLDTHHASSKGVWLKLAKKGSGIASVTYAEALEVALAWGWIDGQRRAHDEAAFLQKFTPRGPRSLWSKINREKALALIAAGEMKPTGLAAVERAKREGRWEAAYDSPSRAEAAEDFLAALRANPRAQAFFETLNAANRYALYFRLQTVKKAETRARRIALFVEMLARHEKLHP from the coding sequence ATGGGAGCCAAGAAGAAGACGGTGAAGCCGCCCGTGGGGGAACTGCCGGTCATGGCCTTCGCGCAGCCGCGTGCCTGGGCGGCCTGGCTCGACACGCACCACGCCTCGTCGAAGGGGGTGTGGCTGAAGCTCGCCAAGAAGGGCTCTGGCATCGCATCGGTCACCTACGCGGAAGCGCTGGAGGTGGCGCTCGCCTGGGGATGGATCGACGGACAGCGGCGGGCCCACGACGAGGCTGCCTTTCTCCAGAAGTTCACCCCCCGGGGGCCTCGCAGCCTGTGGTCGAAGATCAACCGGGAGAAGGCGCTGGCCCTCATCGCGGCGGGGGAGATGAAGCCCACGGGGCTCGCGGCGGTGGAGCGGGCCAAGCGCGAGGGCCGCTGGGAGGCCGCCTATGACTCGCCCAGCCGCGCGGAGGCCGCCGAGGATTTCCTGGCGGCCCTCCGGGCGAATCCCCGGGCCCAGGCCTTCTTCGAGACCCTGAACGCGGCCAACCGTTACGCCTTGTACTTCCGGCTCCAGACCGTGAAGAAGGCCGAGACCCGCGCCCGGCGCATCGCCCTCTTCGTGGAGATGCTCGCCCGGCATGAGAAGCTCCACCCATGA